In the Ornithodoros turicata isolate Travis chromosome 5, ASM3712646v1, whole genome shotgun sequence genome, cccccccccttgcACCGACACATTGACCTGTGGCCTATTGCCTTTGGCTGTGCGCCACAACggttagaagaagaagaagaagaagaagaagaagtttgACATTTATCAGCTCCGAGGCACAGGCATTCCAGGCTTTGCACCAAACTCTAGCGAATCTTCGTAGCGCTTTAAAGTAGAAACTCAGTGGCTAGCCTGCTGGCCATGTTACGTCGAGACTGGGgggtacctgggttcgaatcccgatgccggctgtgctgtctggggtttttcctgggttttcctcaaacgctttcagatatacgtcggcacagttcccttagaagtcgacttaggacgcacattcccccagggcgtcagtcgtgacgttgcccacctttgtgaggccaacaacggcgagccctttcatcaccaccaccaccagcactggCAAGAAAACCCGAGCCCGAACCGCTCAGGGTCAGacagagatttttttttccttcgtgtCTAGCAACGTGCTCCACACCAGAAAACCGGAGCCTGCAGGCTGGACTATGATCCCACAGTTCTTTTACCTTTGgcctgtattgtcatcaagcaggagagctacctatggaggtaggctcctttacactagacgcgcactatgctgaaaggcaggataacaacgctcctagGGAGATTACTGTTTGTAcgggccataccatgcgaacaatccatgatatacgggagagtcgcgacggaggacagtacaGGTCTAGCAAAAtggctagaacagaatgtgccactcaccctgatcatAGCGGAAGACGCGAGTGGAGCAGAGCCAGCGACGGGAGCACTCGACTGAGCAGAGCACTGCCTGTCCCCTGGTGATCAGCGCCCGTAGTCCAGCACGAACTGCCTGAAACAAGCCTACGCTCCCACAGTCGGGGCCACCGAAGGCCAACCGGCACCGgcgtatccaaatttggaaatttatttccgcaatcaAACACGCCAGATGTTTCCGATCCCTTGGTGCAACCGGCAGCGGTTCCATGAACCTTACAGTGGCCCATTCGACTCTTGGAAGGTCAAAAACAACAGCCGCTCTGCTCCACAGGAGCAGCGGAATCTggcactgaaggaagcagtgctctgGTGACTCCGAGATGCTACAAAACGGGCAGTGATCCGTGCGACAAGTATGGAAACGGTAAACGTTCACGAAGCGGGAGGACACCatgagccagcttccactggagactcgcTCGACGAGCGTCCAACCAGCCTGCCGCGATACGTCGCCAGGCGCTCCCGGAAGGACTACCCACGGTACCAGGCAGGGAGGGAAccagcacctcctccatgagcgcggcgtagaaatccttgGCTTCCCAAAGAGAGACCTCAGCGTCTGGGGACATCTCGCGTACGCGTCTGACGGCAGCTATGCAACCTGaccattgcattgcattgcggGTTGCCGCGGtatacagggagcatcccagtGAAAGCTACTgggggatgctcgcatgttttctgtgatgAGCAGATCTGAGGGACTGCTTGAATCCCAAAGCAAGAGGGATTGCACACCCTCCCCCctctctgcttcttcttcccaTGAAGAATGGCCATTACCCACAAGGAAGACAGGACAGGGCTATGGAGTTGACCACCTATACTATAATATGACGATGACAATCTGGGGCGGAGAATGTGATGGTTGAAGTGATAGAAGTGGTGAATGAGGGCTACTTAAATTTGCTTGTTTTGGTTTTATACCACAAGGGCAACTATTAATTGCCCAGAGAGTGTCATCATCGTCGTTCCACTTCCTcttcaacgcttccattttcCTCGCTCCCCttggtgcaccgagccgccatcCCCGAATAGGCTTACCATATGTCCCTCTAGCATCATCACTCCACCCACCGTCCCAGAACCtcccagctcccgtggctcagtggttagcgtgttggccatgtcacgttgagactgggaggtacccggattcgaatcccggtgccggctgtgctgtctggggtttttccggggttttcctcagacgctttcagacatatgtcggcacagttcccttagaagtcggcccaggacgcacattcccccgtagtcgtgacgttgcccacctttgtgaggccaacaacggcgagtcctttcaccagcCCCACCACCGCCACCCAGAACCTCTGCAGTGCTTCTCTGACGTTCCCTTTGTCCCATTTCGTGTACTGCATTTTAATTACATCGTTGTAGTAATTATGACTGTCTGATCATCTGCCCGCTTAGTTAACAGGTACACACATACTCACCATTCTCGTCGATAAGAAATCTCTCAACGCGCATCAAGGCCGGAAAGCGTGAAGAAGTGTCAACCAAAAGGCAGACGCGAGAGGCGCCATTCTACATGGGACAGAAGAAGAACGAATTTCACCCAGCTGCAATTACTCAGCATGCGTTCGTCCTGTGTCTTTTGGTCGAACCACGGACACTTCGGCCCCATCAGTTATTTTCCATGCTGTAGTACAATTCATCTCGTCATAACATCGCTTTTAGTCTTTAACCTCGACCTCTCATcctccggtggtggtggtggtggtggtggtggtggtggtggaagggctcgccgttgtcggcctcacagacgtgggcaacgtcacgactaacgccctgggggaatgtgcgtcctgggccaacttctaagggaactgtgccgacatatgtctgaaagcgtctgaggaaaacccaggaaaaaccccagacaacacagccggcaccaggattcgaacccgggtacctcccgggttcgatcccggtgccggctgtgcccCTCATCCTCCCTTGCACCGACCGACACATTGCCTATTGCCGACCTATTGCCTTTGGCTGTGCGCCACAGCagttagaagaagaagaagtagtttGACATTTATGAGCTCCGAGGCGCAGGCATTCCACGCTTTGCACCGAACTCTAGCGAATCTTCGTAGCGCTTTAAAGTAGAAACTGCACCTGCCGCTATGGCTGGAATGGCTCCGCCTGTAGACAGGGTACAGCTTCAACAGCTCTTCCAAAGGTATGTTTACATAGACTAACAAAGGCGGTCCGCTAACCTGTCCTTTTTCTCGGAAGCCAGAACAGTGTCGCAAAAAACCTCTTAGCACGGTAATGAAGGCTGAGGAGAATCGAGGGAGTGGGGCGCAGGTATTTTACCAGAACATTAATTTTGGGGGTACTCGCGGAATGTATGGGTGTGCCACCTTGTCGTCCTTTAATCAGCGCTGCACTGCATATAGACAGTCGTAGATAGTAATAGACTCCTTTCTGAAGGCAGGTGCATAAATTGTCACCCTAGCCCTCGGTAttgttatgaaaaaaaaaaaaaaaaacgtggcagCCGGCGGTAACCACTTAACCCAGGTGGGGTTATGACACGAGCTGAGACTAATATGCCAGACAACTAGGCGACCTCATGGTACATTGTCAACACTTTCCAGAGTTTGATCAAGCATGCAGGTGTATACACTTTCACAGTTCTATTTCTGTAGCACACCAGTTTCTTTTTGTTCTACCTCTCTCTCCCACATTTTCTTTCCGTTTTGCCACGCTGTGTCAACACGATTTGATTCCGCAAAATACAGTCCCCCGTAAATGTCAATCTTTTATTAACGGGATTTATTGCGCACTTTGTTGTACTTTGAATATCAGGCCAGTGACACATTGACTAGTTCACTCTGTGAAAGTTCGATAAATACGTGCTAGACAGGTGGAGAAGCAAGACCTATAACTTCAAAATGCTAAAGAAGGCGACGTGTGTGCATAATCGTTGGACCAACCACAAGAAGAGACAGAAAGAACGAGCACGTTTCGAAGAGATGAAGGAAGATCATACaggggtgggggagggggtgaAGGGGCGTTCGACAAGAAATTTCTTTCTTCTTGGGGGGGTACCGTGCAAAGTTTTGGGGGTTGGTAGAGGATGTGGGGGGTGCTGGGGGGGAAAATCCCTGGGAGCGGGGCTAGAAACAGGGAACGCCTGGCTCTATGGAACTCTGTTGATCATGAAAGTTCAGCATCGAGTACGCTCAATGTGAAATATCAGCTACTACATACCACAACAATTTGAAATGAGACGCCAATGTGTTGTTCATATCTTTGTTATTGTTCAGGGGAgcgtccgtaaaaaaaaaaaaaaacggcagcGGGGATAAAAGGAGTGGAAACCACAGCAGCACCACCTGGTATCAGACATCtaaaacaacgacgacaactatattttaatgatgacgattgggcagtttcatcgccaggggctatgttctatcccattgctggcggtaatgtggtgcaATAGAATACTGAGTCACCTCACAGTGTAGGACCGAAGTCTTACGGTGTCCAAAACgggtcagaagagctttgagggcagagcgttggttcGCTCGATTTGGCCATGGAACAAGCAATCTTGATCtagtgagagggcgagagtccattcaATTTAGCGGCACTAAAAGTGTGCTTCAGCGCAGTGAAGTAACGGCCtcttggagagtcaacttgtcaaAAGCGGTAACGCCGCTGacctgtaaaagccacattgtgTCGCAtgcgatgaattaatgcagcgtctcGACGAGAGCTGTTTCGTGGCATACCAGACGTCTACAAATATAGTACACTACTAATGTGCTAATACCATACCGGTAGACATGCAAGCTGTGGCTGGACACCGTCAAAAAAATGGCCTTCCTCCCTCGGGACTGCATCTCCTTTGCCcttcttgtgtttgtgtgtgcgcGCATGCGGAAGAGTGACTTGTCACCCGTGTCATGTGCTTTCATAAAACGTTCGTGAATGACAATGTTGCTTTATTTTTCAGTGTCGATAAAAACAACAGTGGTGCCATCGGAGTTACGGAACTTCAGAATGCGCTGTCTAACGGTACAGCTTCCACGACCCAGGTACCCGCACGAGCGGCTTCATCGGGCGAGATATTGGCTGAGGAGAGTGAGAAGGAGAGATGCGCCAAGAAGGTAAAAATCTGCTTCTACAATCGTAACGGCGTTGGAAGAAACCATGTAAGGTTTCTTGGAAAAGGCGATGAAGGGCGCTCGAAGCGAtgctgctagcagacgacacaagcaAACGAGCAGCCGCAGGAGGAATATTCTGGCGGCAAGCGGACAGAATCCTGCCGGTACGCGGGGCATTCGCGAGAAGACGTGACGGTAAGAGTCAGGTGGACACGTGCACACAATTAACTCGGACGTTGCTCTTTTCGCCCTTACCTTctcgccgccatcttgcccgACAAAGTCGTTCGTGCGGACAAGCCGCTGACGATGAGTACACCGTATTTCTTAAATGTCTTCAAATTCCAGGGACCTGGAAGCCTTTCAATCCAACGACTGTACGGACGATGATCGGTGACTATTTGCAATATGACCGCAGCTTCATCGAATACCCTAATGCACTTGTTTCTTCGCAGGCATGTTTGACCATAACCACACAGGAAATGTGACCTTCGACGAATTCATGTCTCTCTGGAATTACATCACGGAGTGGCTCAACTGCTTCAGGCGCTTTGATGCTGACAACTCCGGAAATATTGACAGAAATGAGCTTTTTCAGGCCCTCGCTCAGTTTGGTACTGGCGGCCTTTAAAGGgccactaaagtgcaaaaatgtgtccgcgcggaatgaaagatgacGCTACCTTGAGACCAACACGAAAGGAACGATTCATCATAAGGAAGAATTCATCCTCGTTCGTGATTTATAAGCGAAAGAAACAATTTATCGTGCATCTACACGAGCGATATCCTCACAGAAGATTctggtgaaagaaaaagaaaaaaaaaaagaaaaaaaactgctcacagagccgaagttccgcccggttttatgttgagcattcacatggTGCCGCAATATTGGGAGTGGCGTATTGCACAtttcgcagacgacacttagcagatgacaccgccAGCGTCTTTTCCTCTCGTCTGCTACGGAGTATCTTGTGATTgtgttgcaggatattccccacggttaggaGTACACGTGAAGACGCGACGTTGAGCGCTGACGTGACAGTAGAAAGCTATGGCGTTTGTCGCACCTCCCGATGGTGTATTCTAGGGAACTCCTTCTTTTCAGGAAGGCTGATAGTGCGGAGCGGGCTCTCACTAGTCTGCTCAAAAAGATATGTCCAATTATCGTGGGAGAAACCAATCCAAAGGaaaccaatccaatccagttgtCGAGCGTCTTGAGAAGAGGGAAAGCGAAAATTGCGGGTTCGTTTGCCCATAAATCGCGGACGATGCGAATCCCGTTTCCGTGTTCTCATTTCCCCGTTCCTTTGACGTTGATGTCAGAGTAACGGCATCTTTAATTCCGCGgagacaacaactttattttagatgatgaatggggagtttcatcgctaggggcgatactctaccccgcgGATACTCTACCCTCTGTCTCCGCGGAGACATTTTTGCACTGAGGTGCCCCTTTAATACTCATCCGCAAATGTCATCATACTGGACATATTTGGCAGGTTTTAACATTTCTCAACAAACCTTAAACAATCTGATGATCAAGTATGATTCTGACAAGAAAGGGTCGATCAACTTCGATGACTTTATTCAGTGTTGCGTCACATTACAGGTAATAACGTATCACTACAAAAATAGCGACGTATAGATGATTTCTTGCGTTACAGGGGGCGACACAATCTTTCCGGCAGCTTGACCGGTACAACAGCGGTAGGATCACACTGACCTTTGAAGAGTTTCTGAACACGGTCCTCCGACTTAGCGCGTGAGACTGCGGCAAGGAAGCTACGCCTGTAACGGGTTCGGAGAGGGTGTTTTGTGGATGAACCGAGGGCAATAAACCCTAACGCGAGCTAATAAAGTGCAGcgcacttttttcttttcagaatGAGTTAATGTTGAACACAAGTTCTTTGGCAAtacacctctccctgtttgtaaacaaatgacgtcatagtgttccacagcgccaccaatttggtagagttgaactacgctcgaagctaggggcgaacaatgtCGTGCCAATTCGTAGAACCCAGCCTTGCCCTTACGATttatttcggtttcagtctgtctaccgacttcatgatgacgtttctcaggtagagtTCCATTAGCCGGCACACATAATAGTGCATTTGCCCATAGTCTTGTTCAACCTCGAGCTGTGTTCACGCACACATATACTCAAGCCAGCTCGTGGTGGCGTGCCCAAACCAGTTGGACTAACAGGTTCTATCGGTCACAGACCGATACAACACCGACAAGACAACCGAACAAGAGTGGCTTCGGAAGGGCGTTTGCCACACTGCTTCCTCTTTGTTCACTTCACAGCGGGATATGTTTTCGTATACGTCGTACGTATGCACACATATGGTTGGAAATGTTCGTTTATTCAAAAATGTTTTCACCGCCTGCCAGTCGCTTACGCTGACTGATCACTACATCCAGTGTAGTGATCAGTCTGCACCTTTCGTTGCAACGCCATAAATGTGTCTTTTAATTACAGAAATTATTGGGAGATCTACAACATTAATCTGGGTTTGCGAAAATCCTGCGCTCTTAATTTCTTCAGCAGGTGATCGGTTCAAGTGACAGCCACACGCCATGAGCTCCCATAGCGGATCGAGAAGCTTCTGCACCAGCAATATCCAGCTGCCTTCCGAATAGGCAACGTGTTCCATGAACAAAAGCTTTCCGCCCTGGAATAATAAACACGTACAAGAGATCGTAGGGCCAATTTAGAACAATGTGTAGccgtcgtcaccaccaccacgattCCAAGTGGAACCTTCAGACTATAGGCAAAGCTTTCAACTTTGATCGCATATTATaccgctctttttttttatcacatatACCTTCTCCTTATCACAAATTCCTCTATCAGAATCCATACTAAGAACGCCTGCGGCATAGGCACGACAAAAAATCGACACGAAGGCTCAGGCTTTCTTTCTCAGTAAtaagggtgtttcacctaaagtgataaaaaaattctaactggtgacatactcgccggaggattgcgGGACTTTccgcaattaccttctggaaacttttgccaccattgaggaatgctttcgacaattttAATTacgtgagtttttttttttttttttttaattgaactttgaaaattgtcaagcgaacctcacttttttttttacagaaaatgGAGTcttccacggataaccgcagacccaacaaaaactatgcacagtatcgcaacagaaatagtcgaaaaaattagtaaaaattacgctttagtcCCGCCtgttgattttcgcaaagaagcgcgcgccaAGTGTGCGTCTAGAGGAAGAAGTGTCCCCGCTTTCATTTATTTTGCCTTCCTTTGTGATAAGATGGTtgctttgtgataagacggttgccACTAGAATCAATGTCAAAGcgagggaaagaaaggtaaaacaagaggcgagAACACGGGAAGTCAAATGTTTgctgttttttatttatttattattttactATTTAATAGTTTTATTTAATATTTACTATTTTTggtgggtctgtggttatcagTGGAGGACCTTAGATTTCTGtgaaaaaagtgaggttcgcttggcaatttcccccccccccaaaattaaattgaaaaataaatctccctcaattaaaaattgtccaaagccttcttaaattgcggcaaaagtttccagaaggtaattgcctaaagtcccacaatcctccgccGGGTGCGTCGCTAgctagaattttttatcacgttaggtgaaacaccctgtatgtagactacgtccaccagcttgcctgctaTCTTGCCCTCCGTCAGAAGTAAGAACGGGGCCGTTCCGCATTTATGAAACACCCATAAACCTTTTGTTTGTCCGCGGTCGTAGTACAAAACTTGAGTGCGGGTTAACGAAAAAATTTTCGGAAAAATCCATCtcaaaattttgctatgcaaacgAGCCGGAACCGAAACGCGCAGCTGAAGCGCAGGGAAGGGCACGACTTTCGCCTCCAGCCAGCAGGTTGTCTGTGGGCGCGAAACGGTTTGTCTGGCCCAGTGGTCTGGCCCAGCAGAGCATCGCCTACCCgacaccacctagataaagaaagcctgcttactcgtcggcgtgacgtaacaattacgagtcagcaaatcaggaccgtgttttcaacggcggtagccaatcacgaacgcacCTTCAGCGGTCGTGTctatgaagacgaaccaccgtcgtctgcgagttgtaaTCGAatgtccccgcgtactaaatgtgCAAACTTGGAagtaaagcgcaaaacggtctcagcctttctcaaaactgattttctggtgCTCGTCTTGagctttttgtctaaatatttaggtccgcaggttccaggtgagctgcagccatttgcgggttcttgaattcgcagaacggtgaatcgcagtagcagacgacttCTGACTcaatgtccacgtagcgaaagagggagaggaggcaatgagcaggctTCCTGTCTTTCTGTATCTAGTTGGCGTTGGCCTACCATCTCCAACCATCTCTAGCGCTTGCTTGTTTCGGTTCACTCGCATAACAGAATTTGGCGCGGATATTTCAACGTAGTTGCTCGGCTCagtctcttttttttatatattagttaactttctttttcttttttgtgatgACCTTAAAGAACGattggctccaattctgctatctcacgtTTTCCCGAAAACCTCTCATTAAAAAGTTTATTAATAAATAATAGGTTATTAGTCCAGCGCTCACATACTCTAGCCGGCAGAATGTTTGCATGCCCGTATCCCCCCTTGGCTACGCCAGAGGAACGTGGATTAGAATACTTACAGGCACTAGGACACGCTTCGATTCGCCTATAACCTTCTTGACATCAGTGACAGAACACAGGACATGCGTCAGGATGACAGCATCGACGCTACAGTCCGGTATTTCGTGCATGTCTTCGCCTAGAGCCGCGACGAGTCGCTCTAGATGGATGTTTGGGTGCCCCGCAAGACTTTTCATTAGAGCAGACTCAAATGATACATTTGGGTCCACAGCAATGAGATTGATCTCTCTACTGATGAACTGGAAATTGCCACCTGTGCCGATGCCGACTTCCAGGACCCTGATGCTGCCAGCTTTCCTTAACTGTACGTCGTTGGACTCGAGGCTGTCCAGTTCTTGCATAATCGCTTTGCGCAAGCCTTCAAACGATTTTTTGAGCAGCGGACTAACGATGACACTGAATATTCGAGCGAAGAAAAACTCTCGAAATCGTTTGCTGATTTTGAGTAGGAAAAGTGTGGTAACAGACAACGCTATTGTCGGACATACCAAGTAGCGGTAGCATGCGCCGAGGAACATCTTGACAACAACTAAATTGTAGAAAGCAGAGGCTACCTGAGGTGTACGTGTAATCGCGAAATCACAATAGAAACGTCGGCTGCTTCTGTAAATCACACCCACGAACCCTTCGGAAAACGGATCGAGGTATCAAATACCGCGGCATAAAGACCGTTGCCAGACTAAAGACGTGTCGGGCCATAACTAGCTAAATCCTGAATGCGCGGAGCGTGGAGTCGACATACCGCTCTAGTTCACGGCTAGCCCAGGAATTTTCACAATGTATTTTCGCCACGCGGTTGTTCCAGCATGAAGCCACGTCACACTATTCCTCCATGCGTAACGACTTCTAGGTCAAAGTTACGGGTCGGTAGACCTTATGCCGTAGTTTATCCAGAACTGCAAGCATATACCGGGCATGTTGCTaagaaatgggggggggggggggcattattAGTCACATTGTAACAGGAGTACACAGAGAATAAGTTGGGGGTAttgccaaacatttgggggtgtCGGGTGTGGATAACCCacgaggggggtgggggggtgacGCCCAGCCAGATATGGGCTTTTGTGGCGATGCTGACCTTTCTGGTCGATATTTTGGGGGTGTTGCaagtgcggggggggggggggggaagggtgctgggaaaatcgcGGGCTATAAAGTGTAAAGTGCTAAGTCGCTAAAAAGTTttaatttttt is a window encoding:
- the LOC135394686 gene encoding programmed cell death protein 6-like — encoded protein: MAGMAPPVDRVQLQQLFQSVDKNNSGAIGVTELQNALSNGTWKPFNPTTVRTMIGMFDHNHTGNVTFDEFMSLWNYITEWLNCFRRFDADNSGNIDRNELFQALAQFGFNISQQTLNNLMIKYDSDKKGSINFDDFIQCCVTLQGATQSFRQLDRYNSGRITLTFEEFLNTVLRLSA
- the LOC135394685 gene encoding thiol S-methyltransferase TMT1A-like produces the protein MFLGACYRYLVCPTIALSVTTLFLLKISKRFREFFFARIFSVIVSPLLKKSFEGLRKAIMQELDSLESNDVQLRKAGSIRVLEVGIGTGGNFQFISREINLIAVDPNVSFESALMKSLAGHPNIHLERLVAALGEDMHEIPDCSVDAVILTHVLCSVTDVKKVIGESKRVLVPGGKLLFMEHVAYSEGSWILLVQKLLDPLWELMACGCHLNRSPAEEIKSAGFSQTQINVVDLPIISVIKRHIYGVATKGAD